A stretch of Cicer arietinum cultivar CDC Frontier isolate Library 1 chromosome 5, Cicar.CDCFrontier_v2.0, whole genome shotgun sequence DNA encodes these proteins:
- the LOC101495015 gene encoding GATA transcription factor 9, translated as MEAQEIFHTNLFPSSDTATNVNTASTDHFIVEDLFDFSNDDVAITDPTSQSPPTNSDYSPPLQINLDSNFLTQNSSPKSLDAPFSGDLSVPYDDLAELEWLSKFAEESFSNDDLQKLQLISGVKASKNGASKTHEEPNIIFNPQVSVPAKARSKRSRGPPCNWTSRLLVLSPTTTAESSHYDTISPPKKSSPRKRDTTDGGEGRRCLHCATDKTPQWRTGPLGPKTLCNACGVRYKSGRLVPEYRPAASPTFVLTKHSNSHRKVMELRRQKDVMMAQQQQLLQLHHHQNILFDVPSNGDDYLIHEHVGPDFRHLYS; from the exons ATGGAAGCTCAAGAGATTTTTCATACCAACTTATTTCCTTCCTCCGACACAGCCACCAATGTTAACACTGCTTCTACCGACCACTTCATCGTTGAAGATCTCTTTGATTTCTCTAATGACGACGTTGCCATTACCGACCCAACTTCTCAATCTCCTCCTACCAACTCCGATTATTCTCCCCCTCTTCAAATCAACCttgattctaattttttaacccAAAATTCGTCTCCCAAATCTCTCGACGCCCCTTTCTCCGGCGACCTCTCTGTCCCG TATGATGATCTTGCGGAGCTAGAATGGTTATCAAAATTCGCTGAAGAATCATTTTCGAACGACGACCTTCAGAAGCTACAATTAATATCCGGCGTGAAGGCGTCCAAAAACGGCGCATCAAAAACCCATGAAGAGCCCAATATTATATTCAACCCTCAAGTGTCTGTTCCAGCAAAAGCTCGTAGCAAGCGATCACGTGGGCCCCCATGCAATTGGACTTCACGCCTTCTCGTTCTCTCCCCAACTACCACCGCTGAATCTTCTCATTATGACACTATATCCCCACCAAAGAAATCCTCACCGAGAAAGAGGGACACCACTGATGGAGGGGAAGGTCGTAGGTGTCTACATTGTGCAACAGATAAGACGCCGCAATGGCGAACTGGGCCTTTAGGCCCAAAAACACTTTGCAATGCGTGTGGGGTTAGGTACAAGTCGGGTCGACTAGTACCTGAATATAGGCCCGCAGCGAGCCCAACATTTGTGTTAACTAAACACTCCAACTCACATCGTAAGGTAATGGAACTCCGACGCCAAAAGGATGTGATGATGGCCCAACAACAACAATTGTTGCAACTACATCACCATCagaatattttgtttgatgtaCCATCCAACGGTGATGATTACTTGATCCATGAACATGTGGGCCCTGATTTCAGACACCTCTACAGTTAA